A single Brassica rapa cultivar Chiifu-401-42 chromosome A04, CAAS_Brap_v3.01, whole genome shotgun sequence DNA region contains:
- the LOC103862868 gene encoding uncharacterized protein LOC103862868, with protein MMEPKDFPAWLEVLLKEKFFNACLDHEDVKKNEKNILCIDCCLSICPHCLPSHNSHRLLQIRRYVYNDVLRVEDGSKLMDCSLIQPYITNSSKVVFINERPHSRQFRGSGNFCYTCDRSLQSPYVFCSLSCKISDVIMRQRGLSGFLHVCNFLHLTDEGATSTTPSSTLEATESDGDVGVDMFWCQALACTASTEVVRKKRSSLSATCRRVTTAVASTNTEAPVNFFNRRKNTPPQRAPLY; from the exons ATG ATGGAACCTAAAGACTTCCCTGCATGGCTTGAGGTTTTGCTAAAGGAGAAGTTTTTCAACGCTTGTTTGGACCACGAAGATGTTAAGAAGAACGAGAAGAACATTCTGTGTATTGACTGTTGTCTTTCCATCTGCCCTCACTGTCTCCCTTCACACAACTCTCACCGTCTTCTTCAG ATAAGAAGGTATGTCTATAACGACGTTTTGAGGGTAGAGGATGGTTCCAAGCTAATGGACTGCTCTTTAATTCAG CCATACATAACGAACAGTTCGAAAGTTGTGTTCATCAATGAACGGCCACACTCACGACAGTTTCGTGGCTCCGGCAACTTCTGCTACACCTGTGACCGGTCTCTCCAGTCTCCTTACGTCTTCTGCTCTCTCTCCTGCAAG atTAGTGACGTCATAATGAGACAAAGAGGACTCTCGGGGTTTCTCCACGTTTGCAACTTTCTTCATTTAACGGACGAAGGAGCAACATCTACTACGCCTAGCTCCACGCTCGAGGCAACAGAGTCAGACGGTGACGTAGGAGTAGACATGTTCTGGTGTCAGGCGCTCGCTTGCACCGCGTCAACTGAAGTCGTTAGGAAGAAGAGAAGCAGCTTGTCGGCGACTTGCCGGAGAGTCACGACGGCGGTTGCGTCGACCAACACGGAAGCTCCGGTGAACTTTTTCAACCGGAGGAAGAATACTCCGCCGCAACGAGCACCGCTCTATTAG
- the LOC103862869 gene encoding uncharacterized protein LOC103862869 — translation MDPLRTTCFYFLCIVFVILSPSCLCDSRRLGPMEKKLGVNRDHLIAENNEEITKQGVPSTNVAKTLLSEAPIEHDVANHGQINGNSTKDGFRVKRASLDKTVPSKRVSRTWKVPKYSKKQPRSDHEHPAFSLDYMQPSTHPPHHN, via the exons ATGGATCCGTTGAGGACTACTTGCTTCTATTTCCTTTGTATCGTCTTTGTCATCCTTTCTCCGAGTTGCTTATGCGATTCTCGCCGTCTTGGACCCATGGAGAAGAAGCTTGGTGTGAATCGTGACCATTTAATTGCGGAG AACAACGAAGAAATTACAAAACAAGGCGTTCCTTCAACAAACGTGGCGAAAACCTTATTGAGTGAAGCACCGATCGAACATGACGTAGCTAACCATGGTCAGATAAATGGGAATAGTACGAAGGACGGTTTCAGGGTAAAACGTGCTTCACTAGACAAAACCGTGCCGTCCAAAAGAGTCTCGAGAACTTGGAAAGTTCCTAAATATTCAAAGAAGCAGCCTAGATCAGATCACGAACATCCAGCATTCAGTCTCGACTACATGCAGCCCAGCACCCATCCGCCTCATCATAATTAA
- the LOC117133450 gene encoding zinc finger BED domain-containing protein DAYSLEEPER-like: protein MSTRDVKLKNLRQKLSILFESYDKKSKANSPSTEPRETVPQNVTSAGSMGLFGNYQEFFKFRKVNGAATGKTALEAYLDEPPLDIDSLESLDILQFWKTNTHRYGDLAAMACDLLSIPITTVASESSFSIGSRVLNKYRSRLLPKNVQALICTRNWIKGYEAYEHEDEIDPAEETLPSFDSIANEENDDAEV, encoded by the exons ATGAGTACACGTGATGTGAAGTTGAAGAACTTGCGCCAGAAGCTGAGTATTTTGTTCGAGTCTTACGACAAAAAATCCAAGGCTAACTCACCGTCTACGGAGCCACGTGAGACGGTTCCACAAAATGTCACTTCTGCAGGTTCCATGGGACTGTTTGGAAACTACCAA GAATTCTTTAAATTTCGCAAAGTCAACGGAGCTGCTACTGGAAAGACAGCTCTAGAAGCTTATCTTGATGAACCTCCTTTGGACATTGATAGTTTAGAGAGCTTGGACATTCTCCAATTCTGGAAAACTAACACTCATCGTTATGGTGATTTGGCTGCAATGGCTTGTGATCTGCTCAGCATTCCTATCACAACAGTGGCTTCAGAGTCCTCCTTTAGTATTGGATCGCGAGTTCTTAACAAATACCGGAGCCGTTTACTCCCAAAAAATGTGCAAGCTCTGATATGCACTAGGAATTGGATCAAAGGATATGAGGCTTATGAACATG aaGACGAAATTGATCCTGCAGAGGAGACATTACCATCTTTTGACTCCATTGCcaatgaagaaaatgatgatGCGGAAGTCTGA
- the LOC103862870 gene encoding scarecrow-like protein 22 produces MPLPFEELQGLGFSYGTREDLCCVVGVNNGSSEPTSVLDSSRSPSPFLSSSTTTLSSSHGGPGAAAGKCNQMTFEDLDGVLSGSPGQEQSIFRLIMSDPGSEFTGFDPGSGSDPNPLFGYGFPLDEPPPPPEEEDVKFQITADPDPDPCFFSGGSSPPAKRLNSGQPVSHHWGFPFSDPGHDPPQKLAGPESTAVITEQLFNAAAELTGTDNNSPVLAQGILARLNHNLSNNLNNPKPPFQRAAFYVTESLQSLLQDSQPSPHSLLLKIAAYRAFSETSPFLQFVNFTANQTILESLDRFDRIHIVDFDVGYGGQWSSLIQELANRSSLSSLKITSFSSPSTVSDEFELRFTEENLRAFAGETGVTFEMEMLNMETLLNPPLSLIRSSEKEAIAVNLPISSVISGYLPLILRFLKQISPNVVVCSDTIPDAPFPNAVVDALQYYTSFLESLESPNSSQEAVTSIERFCVQPWMQRLLTNRYRWMEKSPPWRSLFGQCGFTAVAMSQTAETQAEYLLQRNPMRGFHLDKRQSSLVLCWQKRELVAVSAWKC; encoded by the coding sequence ATGCCCCTGCCCTTTGAGGAGCTACAAGGACTGGGTTTCTCTTACGGAACACGTGAAGATCTCTGTTGTGTTGTCGGTGTCAACAATGGTAGTAGCGAGCCCACCTCTGTTCTAGACTCTAGCAGAAGCCCAAGCCCCTTCCTCTCTTCCTCAACCACCACGCTGTCTTCCTCTCACGGTGGCCCCGGCGCCGCCGCCGGGAAATGCAATCAGATGACTTTTGAGGATCTCGACGGAGTTCTCTCCGGTTCCCCGGGACAAGAGCAGAGCATCTTCAGACTGATTATGTCCGATCCGGGCTCTGAGTTCACGGGCTTCGACCCGGGTTCTGGATCCGACCCGAATCCACTCTTCGGCTACGGCTTCCCTCTCGACGAGCCGCCTCCGCCGCCGGAAGAAGAAGACGTGAAGTTTCAGATCACGGcggacccggacccggacccgTGTTTCTTCTCCGGCGGGTCGTCTCCGCCGGCGAAAAGACTCAACTCGGGTCAACCCGTTTCTCACCACTGGGGCTTCCCGTTCTCGGATCCGGGTCACGACCCGCCGCAGAAGCTAGCTGGCCCCGAATCAACGGCGGTGATCACCGAGCAGCTATTCAACGCGGCGGCGGAGCTAACCGGAACCGATAACAACAGTCCCGTACTCGCGCAAGGGATATTGGCGCGGCTCAATCACAACCTCAGCAACAACCTTAACAATCCGAAACCTCCGTTTCAAAGAGCGGCTTTCTACGTAACAGAATCTCTCCAATCTCTACTCCAAGACTCCCAACCGTCTCCTCATTCGCTACTCCTTAAAATCGCTGCCTACCGAGCCTTCTCCGAAACGTCGCCGTTTCTCCAATTCGTTAACTTCACAGCAAACCAGACCATCCTCGAGTCCTTGGACCGGTTCGACCGGATCCACATTGTCGATTTCGACGTCGGTTACGGCGGTCAATGGTCGTCTCTGATTCAAGAACTCGCGAACAGATCATCGTTATCATCGCTAAAGATTACATCTTTCTCCTCTCCTTCAACCGTCTCCGACGAGTTCGAGCTCCGGTTCACCGAAGAGAATCTCAGAGCCTTCGCCGGAGAGACCGGAGTAACGTTCGAGATGGAGATGCTGAACATGGAGACGCTCCTGAATCCACCTCTCTCTCTGATTCGATCATCTGAGAAAGAAGCAATCGCTGTGAATCTCCCAATCAGTTCGGTTATCTCCGGTTACCTTCCGTTAATCCTCCGTTTCCTCAAACAAATCTCTCCAAACGTCGTCGTTTGCTCAGACACTATCCCCGACGCGCCGTTTCCCAACGCTGTGGTCGACGCGCTTCAGTACTACACATCTTTCCTCGAGTCTCTCGAGTCACCGAATAGTAGTCAGGAAGCTGTTACGAGTATCGAGAGGTTCTGCGTGCAGCCGTGGATGCAGAGACTGTTGACTAATCGTTACCGTTGGATGGAGAAATCTCCGCCGTGGAGAAGCTTGTTTGGACAGTGTGGGTTTACTGCGGTGGCGATGAGTCAGACGGCGGAGACGCAGGCGGAGTATTTGCTGCAGAGGAATCCGATGAGAGGGTTTCATTTGGACAAGAGACAGTCTTCGCTCGTGTTATGTTGGCAGAAGAGAGAACTTGTTGCTGTCTCAGCTTGGAAATGTTAA
- the LOC103862872 gene encoding vesicle-associated protein 1-1 isoform X1 — translation MSNSELLSVEPLDLQFPFELRKQISCSLYLTNKTDNHVAFKVKTTNPKKYCVRPNTGVVLPRSTCEVLVTMQAQKEAPSDMQCKDKFLLQGVTASPGVTAKDVTPEMFSKEAGYLVEETKLRVTYVAPPQPPSPVHEGSEEGSSPRASVSDNGGQASEFSFQRSSADKVEPQENTPEARALITKLTEEKQSAIQLNNKLQRELDQLRRDSKRSQSGIPLMYVLLVGLIGLILGYIMKRT, via the exons ATGAGTAACAGCGAGCTTCTCTCCGTCGAGCCTCTCGACCTTCAATTCCCAT TTGAATTGAGGAAGCAGATCTCATGCTCTCTTTACTTGACCAACAAGACCGACAATCATGTCGCCTTTAAG GTTAAGACAACGAATCCGAAGAAGTATTGCGTTAGGCCTAACACTGGAGTTGTTCTTCCACGGTCCACTTGTGAAGTTCTTG TGACAATGCAAGCTCAAAAGGAAGCTCCTTCGGATATGCAGTGCAAGGACAAGTTTCTGCTCCAGGGTGTTACTGCTAGTCCTGGTGTCACGGCCAAGGATGTTACTCCTGAGATG TTTAGCAAAGAGGCTGGGTATCTGGTTGAGGAGACTAAACTGAGAGTTACTTATGTTGCTCCACCTCAACCGCCATCACCTGTTCACGAAGGTTCTGAAGAAGGTTCTTCACCAAGGGCTTCTGTTTCTGATAACGGAGGACAGGCTTCTGAATTTTCT TTTCAGAGATCTAGCGCGGACAAGGTTGAACCTCAAGAAAACACACCTGAG GCAAGGGCTCTCATCACAAAGCTAACCGAGGAAAAACAGTCTGCCATTCAACTTAACAACAAACTTCAAAGAGAACTG GACCAGTTAAGGCGTGACAGCAAGAGAAGCCAAAGTGGTATCCCTTTGATGTACGTTCTCCTGGTCGGACTAATTGGTCTAATTTTGGGATACATTATGAAGAGGACATaa
- the LOC103862872 gene encoding vesicle-associated protein 1-1 isoform X2 produces MSNSELLSVEPLDLQFPFELRKQISCSLYLTNKTDNHVAFKVKTTNPKKYCVRPNTGVVLPRSTCEVLVTMQAQKEAPSDMQCKDKFLLQGVTASPGVTAKDVTPEMFSKEAGYLVEETKLRVTYVAPPQPPSPVHEGSEEGSSPRASVSDNGGQASEFSRSSADKVEPQENTPEARALITKLTEEKQSAIQLNNKLQRELDQLRRDSKRSQSGIPLMYVLLVGLIGLILGYIMKRT; encoded by the exons ATGAGTAACAGCGAGCTTCTCTCCGTCGAGCCTCTCGACCTTCAATTCCCAT TTGAATTGAGGAAGCAGATCTCATGCTCTCTTTACTTGACCAACAAGACCGACAATCATGTCGCCTTTAAG GTTAAGACAACGAATCCGAAGAAGTATTGCGTTAGGCCTAACACTGGAGTTGTTCTTCCACGGTCCACTTGTGAAGTTCTTG TGACAATGCAAGCTCAAAAGGAAGCTCCTTCGGATATGCAGTGCAAGGACAAGTTTCTGCTCCAGGGTGTTACTGCTAGTCCTGGTGTCACGGCCAAGGATGTTACTCCTGAGATG TTTAGCAAAGAGGCTGGGTATCTGGTTGAGGAGACTAAACTGAGAGTTACTTATGTTGCTCCACCTCAACCGCCATCACCTGTTCACGAAGGTTCTGAAGAAGGTTCTTCACCAAGGGCTTCTGTTTCTGATAACGGAGGACAGGCTTCTGAATTTTCT AGATCTAGCGCGGACAAGGTTGAACCTCAAGAAAACACACCTGAG GCAAGGGCTCTCATCACAAAGCTAACCGAGGAAAAACAGTCTGCCATTCAACTTAACAACAAACTTCAAAGAGAACTG GACCAGTTAAGGCGTGACAGCAAGAGAAGCCAAAGTGGTATCCCTTTGATGTACGTTCTCCTGGTCGGACTAATTGGTCTAATTTTGGGATACATTATGAAGAGGACATaa
- the LOC103862874 gene encoding uncharacterized protein LOC103862874, whose product MVSQGMVSLTKSLCITTPRIRLKNPKIMHNLKTGSSHHLRVLCTKMSQWQPSPFIRSSAQEAGNIVLEKTSNVFDSIVSESAEEEKVETNSHQVQVFKWPIWLLGPSVLLTSGMAPTLWLPLSSVFVGSNVVSVLSLIGLDCIFNLGATLFLLMADSCARPKDPSLSCKSKPPLSYKFWNVFALLTGFLVPTLLLFGSQTGLLASLQPELPFISSAVLLLPYFILLAVQALTEILTWSWQSPVWLVTPVVYEAYRVLQLMRGLKLSAEVNAPVWVVHMIRGLVSWWVLILGMQLMRVAWFAGYTSRTTTTTNQQPDSSVTSK is encoded by the coding sequence ATGGTGAGCCAAGGAATGGTGTCTCTCACCAAGTCTCTATGCATTACAACTCCAAGAATCCGCCTCAAGAACCCCAAGataatgcacaacctaaagaccggctcttctcatcatctccGCGTCTTATGCACAAAGATGTCTCAGTGGCAACCATCACCTTTCATCCGTTCTTCTGCACAAGAAGCTGGTAACATAGTATTAGAGAAAACCTCAAATGTGTTCGATTCTATTGTATCAGAATCTGCAGAGGAGGAGAAAGTAGAGACTAACTCTCACCAAGTTCAGGTTTTCAAATGGCCGATATGGCTTTTAGGTCCATCTGTACTACTCACAAGCGGCATGGCACCTACACTATGGCTCCCATTATCATCGGTTTTCGTCGGTTCAAACGTGGTTAGCGTGCTTTCATTGATCGGTTTGGACTGCATTTTTAACCTCGGAGCGACCCTTTTCTTGCTAATGGCTGACTCTTGCGCACGTCCTAAGGATCCTTCACTGTCCTGCAAGAGCAAACCGCCGTTGAGCTACAAGTTCTGGAATGTTTTCGCGCTCTTAACCGGGTTTCTCGTCCCTACGCTGCTTCTCTTCGGTTCCCAAACCGGTTTACTCGCTTCTCTCCAGCCTGAGCTTCCTTTTATCTCCTCAGCTGTTCTCCTCTTGCCGTACTTCATCCTCCTCGCGGTTCAGGCGTTGACGGAGATTCTGACTTGGAGTTGGCAGTCACCGGTTTGGCTAGTGACGCCGGTTGTCTACGAGGCGTACCGGGTTCTGCAGCTGATGAGAGGGTTGAAGCTAAGCGCGGAGGTGAACGCGCCGGTTTGGGTGGTTCATATGATACGTGGGCTTGTGTCTTGGTGGGTGTTGATATTGGGGATGCAGCTCATGAGAGTTGCTTGGTTTGCTGGGTATACATctagaacaacaacaacaactaatCAGCAACCAGATTCATCTGTTACTTCTAAGTAA
- the LOC103863304 gene encoding zinc finger protein ZAT9, translated as TLYSLLKTESYKCKFCFKSFVNERALGGHMLSLHNFCIEEEARPSQLSDDSESDVSSSSYSHEVERKRSGLREEKHPTMYDDQRNITNLTRKRSKRTRKLDSFASKKMKTSQLGYKTEPEPPYSSASDTTTEKDLAVCLMMLSRDKWKKKNKTSSSTKEVVEEIDNNSSKMNRATRTKGRFTCETCGKVFKSYQALGGHRASHKKNRVSNKIEYDSVVVVEEKRIHECPICLRVFTSGQALGGHKRSHGLGNLSVNHHQVRRTESVKQRMLDLNFPAPTEEDKR; from the coding sequence ACTCTGTATTCGCTATTGAAGACGGAGAGCTACAAGTGCAAGTTTTGCTTTAAGAGCTTCGTCAACGAAAGAGCTTTAGGTGGTCACATGCTAAGTCTTCACAACTTTTGCATTGAGGAAGAGGCAAGGCCGAGTCAACTCAGTGATGATTCTGAGTCcgatgtttcttcttcttcttactctcACGaagtagagagaaagagaagtgGGTTGAGAGAGGAGAAGCATCCAACCATGTATGACGACCAGAGGAATATTACTAACCTGACACGGAAACGATCCAAGCGAACTCGGAAGCTAGACTCGTTCGCTTCAAAGAAGATGAAAACGAGTCAACTCGGTTACAAGACCGAACCCGAGCCTCCTTACAGCTCAGCTTCTGATACAACGACGGAGAAAGATCTCGCCGTTTGTCTCATGATGCTCTCAAGAGAcaaatggaagaagaagaacaaaactAGTAGTAGTACTAAAGAAGTAGTGGAAGAGATCGACAACAACTCGAGCAAGATGAATCGAGCAACGAGGACGAAAGGGAGATTCACGTGCGAGACATGTGGGAAAGTGTTTAAATCTTATCAAGCATTAGGTGGGCATAGAGCAAGCCACAAGAAGAACAGAGTTTCAAACAAAATAGAGTACGATAGTGTAGTTGTTGTTGAAGAGAAGAGGATCCATGAATGTCCGATTTGTCTAAGAGTGTTTACGTCCGGACAAGCACTTGGTGGTCATAAGAGATCACACGGACTAGGAAACTTGTCTGTAAATCATCATCAAGTACGTCGAACAGAGTCAGTGAAACAGAGGATGCTAGATCTTAATTTTCCTGCACCAACCGAGGAAGATAAAAGGTAG
- the LOC103862875 gene encoding expansin-B5 → MALFTCKYFCFIVALFAISLKLCYCHNKTHWNDAGITWYGEREGFGSSGGACGYGDAVAKPPYNCMISAGGPSIYQDGKGCGTCYEVVCHHPFCTKRPVKVMISDECPGCTKSAVHFDLSGRAFGALAKPGQGDQLRNLGELKVKYKRVFCEHPNSKIAIHIDPGANPYYMSFAVKFVNGDGNFECVEVKPAGEAYIKMEAMRSAVWKLNAGRALKGPFDVRLTSAVTKTVLVAKSVIPEKWNPGAIYHSHVNFAVPKFVHKKPVHHKPIHRKPIHHKPIHHHKPIHHKPIHRKPIHHKPIHHHKPIHHKPIHRKPIHRKPIHRKPIHRKPIHRKPIHRKPILRKPIHHRKPIHHKPIHRKPIHRKPCHH, encoded by the exons ATGGCATTGTTTACatgcaaatatttttgttttatcgTGGCTCTCTTTGCAATCTCATTGAAACTATGTTATTGCCATAATAAAACCCACTGGAACGACGCCGGCATAACTTGGTATGGTGAACGAGAAGGTTTTGGTAGTTCAG gaggaGCTTGTGGATACGGTGATGCAGTTGCAAAACCACCATACAACTGTATGATTTCAGCCGGAGGACCTTCAATCTACCAAGATGGCAAGGGTTGTGGGACATGTTATGAG GTCGTATGCCACCATCCGTTTTGCACGAAAAGGCCGGTCAAGGTGATGATATCGGATGAGTGTCCCGGCTGCACGAAGTCGGCGGTCCATTTTGATCTTAGCGGTAGGGCCTTTGGTGCATTGGCCAAACCTGGCCAAGGCGATCAATTACGTAACCTTGGAGAATTAAAGGTCAAATACAAGCG TGTATTTTGCGAACACCCTAATAGTAAAATAGCTATTCATATTGACCCCGGAGCAAATCCATACTACATGTCGTTCGCTGTTAAATTTGTAAATGGTGACGGAAACTTTGAATGTGTGGAGGTCAAACCGGCCGGCGAAGCATACATAAAAATGGAGGCGATGAGATCCGCCGTTTGGAAACTTAACGCCGGTCGTGCATTAAAAGGTCCTTTCGACGTTCGGCTTACCTCCGCTGTAACCAAAACAGTGCTAGTGGCTAAAAGTGTTATCCCGGAAAAATGGAATCCCGGTGCTATTTACCATTCCCATGTTAACTTCGCCGTGCCCAAGTTCGTTCACAAGAAACCTGTTCACCACAAACCCATTCACCGTAAACCCATTCACCACAAACCCATCCACCACCATAAACCCATCCATCACAAACCCATTCACCGTAAACCCATTCACCACAAACCCATCCACCACCATAAACCCATCCATCACAAACCCATCCACCGTAAACCCATTCACCGGAAACCCATCCACCGCAAACCCATCCACCGCAAACCCATCCACCGCAAACCCATCCACCGCAAACCCATCCTCCGTAAACCCATCCACCACCGTAAACCCATTCACCATAAACCCATCCACCGTAAACCAATCCACCGTAAACCCTGCCACCACTAA